In Ochrobactrum vermis, the following proteins share a genomic window:
- a CDS encoding purine-nucleoside phosphorylase, with product MRHRTIAAWLLTALALLSSPVASSAASEPIKVKVFIAAMFEIGQNSGDRAGEFQRWYEHYWKDAKPIEVKGALKPVYCNDDGVCGSVLGMGKVNSSASMQAIMLDPAFDFSKTYYILSGVAGTPPSRGTIGDVSWATWLVDYDLGHRWAPEEGKLGEPVFMPRKGYEDYRVFKLNPELVAAAVRLGSNVELRDSPKAQAYRMRYPDKAAQAKPALKTGTHMTGDTFFHGPGLSKEAQYIAKLYGADDYLATEMEAAALALVIKRQHGTDRILSLRGSVNFDQGNPKETTLQHLDPAPGETAGGFAETVENIYLVGAPVVNDIVTHWDKWESGVPKSE from the coding sequence ATGCGACACCGCACCATTGCAGCCTGGCTTCTGACGGCGCTGGCACTCCTTTCTTCACCAGTCGCTTCATCGGCAGCTTCAGAACCGATCAAGGTAAAAGTGTTTATCGCCGCCATGTTCGAGATCGGTCAGAACAGCGGTGATCGCGCCGGAGAGTTTCAACGGTGGTATGAGCATTACTGGAAGGATGCCAAGCCGATCGAAGTGAAAGGCGCTCTGAAGCCCGTTTATTGTAACGACGATGGTGTATGTGGCTCTGTTCTCGGCATGGGCAAGGTGAATTCTTCGGCCAGCATGCAAGCAATCATGCTCGACCCGGCTTTTGATTTTTCCAAAACCTATTACATCCTGTCCGGCGTGGCCGGAACGCCGCCTTCACGCGGTACAATCGGCGATGTGAGCTGGGCAACGTGGCTTGTCGATTACGATCTCGGTCATCGCTGGGCACCGGAAGAAGGCAAGCTGGGTGAGCCGGTTTTCATGCCGCGAAAGGGCTACGAGGACTACCGCGTTTTCAAGCTCAATCCTGAACTGGTCGCGGCAGCGGTTCGCTTGGGCTCCAATGTCGAGCTTCGCGATTCACCCAAGGCACAGGCTTATCGCATGCGCTATCCCGACAAGGCCGCGCAGGCAAAGCCGGCCTTGAAGACGGGCACGCATATGACCGGAGATACATTCTTCCACGGTCCCGGACTGTCAAAAGAGGCACAGTATATCGCCAAGCTCTATGGTGCCGATGACTATCTCGCCACCGAGATGGAAGCTGCAGCACTCGCACTCGTTATCAAACGGCAGCACGGTACAGACCGTATCCTCAGCCTGCGCGGCTCGGTGAATTTCGATCAGGGAAATCCGAAAGAAACCACGCTGCAGCATCTGGATCCGGCACCGGGCGAAACGGCTGGCGGGTTTGCCGAAACAGTCGAGAACATTTACCTCGTCGGCGCTCCGGTCGTGAACGACATCGTCACCCATTGGGACAAGTGGGAATCTGGCGTGCCAAAGTCGGAATAA
- a CDS encoding replicative DNA helicase, giving the protein MAEAAVRKLDDARDQKDARYREAPHNIEAEQALLGAILINNDAFYRVSDFLKPTHFFEPLHRRIYEITTDLIRVGKMANPVTMKTFLPTEGKVGDLTIFQYVTRLATEAVTIINAEDYGRAIYDLATRRALIGIGEDMVNVAYDAPVDNAPQEQIEDAERRLFELAETGRYDGGFQAFKDAVTTAVDMANAAFMRDGHLSGVSTGIHMLDGKMGGLQPSDLIVLAGRPGMGKTSLATNIAFNIANAYEGEQQADGTMKAINGGVVGFFSLEMSAEQLATRIISEQTEVSSSKIRRGDITETDFEKLVACSQVMQKIPLYIDQTGGISIAQLAARARRLKRQRGLDVLVIDYIQLMTGSSKASAQNRVQEITEITTGLKALGKELNVPIIALSQLSRQVESREDKRPQLSDLRESGSIEQDADVVLFVFREEYYVKNLEPRDEFDPKYEEWKQHFEKVKGTADVIVAKQRHGPTGTVKLAFQSEFTRFADLAEGSYVPEQYE; this is encoded by the coding sequence ATGGCGGAAGCGGCGGTACGCAAACTCGACGATGCGCGGGACCAAAAGGATGCGCGCTATCGGGAAGCACCCCATAATATTGAAGCGGAACAGGCGCTGCTCGGTGCTATTCTGATCAACAACGATGCCTTCTACCGGGTATCGGACTTCCTTAAGCCAACCCATTTCTTTGAGCCACTGCATCGTCGCATCTATGAGATCACGACCGATCTTATCCGCGTGGGCAAGATGGCCAATCCCGTGACGATGAAGACCTTCCTGCCGACGGAAGGCAAGGTGGGCGATCTCACGATCTTTCAATACGTGACCCGTCTTGCGACCGAAGCCGTCACCATCATCAATGCCGAGGATTACGGCCGCGCCATTTACGATCTGGCGACACGCCGCGCCCTGATCGGCATTGGCGAAGACATGGTGAACGTTGCCTATGACGCGCCGGTCGACAATGCGCCACAGGAGCAGATCGAAGACGCCGAACGCCGCCTGTTCGAACTTGCTGAAACCGGTCGTTATGACGGTGGCTTTCAAGCGTTCAAGGATGCCGTCACCACTGCGGTGGATATGGCCAATGCCGCCTTCATGCGTGACGGTCATCTGTCGGGTGTTTCCACTGGCATCCACATGCTGGATGGCAAGATGGGCGGCCTGCAGCCTTCCGACCTTATCGTCCTTGCCGGTCGTCCGGGTATGGGCAAGACCTCACTTGCCACCAATATCGCTTTCAACATTGCCAATGCCTATGAAGGCGAACAACAGGCCGATGGCACAATGAAAGCCATCAATGGTGGCGTCGTCGGTTTCTTCTCGCTCGAAATGTCGGCAGAGCAGCTTGCGACGCGTATCATTTCCGAGCAGACGGAAGTTTCTTCCTCAAAAATCCGTCGCGGTGACATTACCGAAACGGATTTCGAGAAATTGGTTGCTTGCTCGCAGGTCATGCAGAAGATTCCGCTCTATATCGATCAGACCGGTGGTATCTCGATTGCCCAGCTTGCTGCGCGCGCCCGTCGCCTGAAGCGCCAGCGCGGCCTTGATGTTCTGGTGATCGACTATATTCAGTTGATGACCGGTTCGTCGAAGGCCTCGGCGCAGAACCGTGTGCAGGAAATCACTGAAATCACCACCGGCCTCAAGGCGCTCGGCAAGGAACTGAACGTTCCGATCATCGCGCTCTCACAGCTCTCGCGTCAGGTAGAAAGCCGTGAAGACAAGCGCCCGCAGCTCTCCGATCTTCGTGAATCGGGCTCCATCGAGCAGGACGCTGACGTGGTGCTGTTCGTGTTCCGCGAGGAATATTACGTCAAGAATCTTGAGCCGCGTGATGAGTTCGATCCGAAATATGAAGAGTGGAAGCAGCACTTTGAAAAAGTAAAAGGCACAGCCGACGTTATTGTCGCCAAACAGCGTCACGGACCGACCGGAACGGTCAAGCTCGCCTTCCAGTCCGAATTCACGCGATTTGCAGATCTGGCCGAGGGTTCCTATGTGCCGGAGCAGTATGAATAG
- the rplI gene encoding 50S ribosomal protein L9 produces MDVILLERIGRLGQMGETVKVKDGYARNFLLPQGKALRANEANKKKFEGQRAQLEAQNLERKNEAEAVATKLNGESFIVVRSAGETGQLYGSVSTRDIADIITANGFTLHRNQVELNHPIKTIGLHEVSISLHPEVQVQVSVNIARSTEEAERQAKGEDLTTIEAIYGIEEQPLSEEVFDEDEEAEDQA; encoded by the coding sequence ATGGACGTCATTCTTCTGGAACGCATTGGCCGCCTCGGCCAGATGGGCGAAACCGTCAAGGTTAAGGACGGCTATGCCCGTAACTTCCTGCTTCCGCAGGGCAAGGCTCTTCGTGCCAACGAAGCCAACAAGAAGAAGTTCGAAGGCCAGCGCGCTCAGCTCGAAGCTCAGAACCTGGAACGCAAGAACGAAGCTGAAGCAGTTGCAACCAAGCTCAACGGCGAATCGTTCATCGTTGTGCGTTCGGCTGGTGAAACCGGTCAGCTCTACGGCTCCGTTTCGACCCGTGACATCGCCGACATCATCACGGCGAACGGCTTCACCCTGCACCGCAACCAGGTTGAACTGAACCATCCGATCAAGACGATCGGCCTGCACGAAGTCTCGATTTCGCTGCATCCGGAAGTTCAGGTTCAGGTTTCGGTCAACATCGCTCGTTCGACCGAAGAAGCCGAACGTCAGGCAAAGGGCGAAGACCTGACCACGATCGAAGCCATCTATGGCATCGAAGAACAGCCTCTGTCGGAAGAAGTTTTCGACGAAGATGAAGAAGCTGAAGATCAGGCTTAA
- a CDS encoding SAM-dependent methyltransferase, whose amino-acid sequence MYGMMRTVLSHMIKTGDLTVTDSSGARSQYGDRTGVPVHIHFKTKHAERAVALDPELKLAECFMDGEIDFLNGDIYTLLQIVFENTGPTVAIEPWMKALAKLRILFRRFQQMNTIARSSDNIKSHYDLSGELYDLFLDPDKQYSCAYFDPPNATLAEAQLAKKRHIAAKLLVKEGDKVLDIGCGWGGMGLYLARHLKANVTGVTLSEEQHGIANQRAADEGLSDRAKFELTDYRNIDDKFDRLVSVGMFEHVGVSHFAEYFQHVARLMKPDGVFLLHAIGRADGPGATNPFIRKYIFPGGYIPALSEVLPHIEKAGLYVTDVEILRLHYAETLKAWREAFMANRERAKALYDERFCRMWEFYLAASESAFRWQNMMVFHIQIAHRQEAVPLTRNYIEAEEKRLKRLDSAPKGANSEARAVKKSMNA is encoded by the coding sequence ATGTATGGAATGATGCGTACTGTTCTTTCGCATATGATTAAAACCGGCGATCTGACGGTCACCGATTCTAGTGGTGCGCGTTCGCAGTATGGCGACAGGACCGGGGTGCCGGTTCATATACACTTCAAGACAAAGCACGCCGAGCGCGCCGTAGCGCTCGACCCAGAATTGAAACTCGCCGAATGTTTCATGGACGGCGAGATCGATTTTCTGAACGGCGATATTTACACGCTGCTTCAGATCGTATTCGAAAATACCGGGCCGACCGTGGCGATAGAGCCGTGGATGAAGGCACTGGCCAAGCTGCGTATTCTGTTCCGCCGCTTCCAGCAGATGAACACGATTGCGCGCTCGTCCGACAATATCAAAAGTCACTATGACCTTTCCGGCGAGCTTTACGACCTGTTTCTCGATCCGGACAAGCAGTATTCCTGCGCCTATTTCGATCCGCCAAATGCGACGCTTGCCGAAGCGCAGCTCGCCAAAAAGCGCCATATCGCCGCGAAATTGCTGGTGAAGGAAGGCGACAAGGTGCTCGATATCGGCTGCGGCTGGGGCGGTATGGGCCTTTATCTGGCTCGCCATCTCAAGGCCAATGTGACCGGCGTGACCCTATCGGAAGAACAGCACGGCATTGCCAACCAGCGCGCGGCGGACGAAGGGCTTTCGGATCGAGCCAAGTTCGAGCTGACCGACTATCGCAATATCGATGACAAGTTCGACCGGCTGGTTTCGGTCGGCATGTTCGAACATGTCGGTGTCAGCCATTTTGCGGAATATTTCCAGCATGTGGCGCGGCTGATGAAGCCGGATGGCGTGTTCCTGCTGCATGCCATCGGCAGGGCTGACGGGCCAGGCGCGACCAATCCGTTCATCCGCAAATATATCTTCCCGGGCGGTTATATCCCCGCCCTGTCGGAAGTGCTGCCGCATATAGAAAAGGCGGGGCTTTATGTCACCGACGTTGAAATCCTGCGGCTTCATTATGCGGAAACGCTCAAAGCTTGGCGTGAGGCATTCATGGCCAATCGCGAACGGGCCAAGGCGCTTTATGACGAACGCTTCTGCCGCATGTGGGAGTTCTATCTTGCGGCTTCCGAAAGCGCCTTCCGCTGGCAGAACATGATGGTGTTCCACATCCAGATTGCGCACAGGCAGGAAGCCGTTCCGCTGACGCGTAACTATATCGAAGCTGAGGAAAAGCGCCTGAAGCGGCTCGACAGCGCACCCAAAGGCGCCAATAGCGAAGCTCGCGCTGTCAAGAAAAGCATGAATGCCTGA